One genomic window of Cydia splendana chromosome 16, ilCydSple1.2, whole genome shotgun sequence includes the following:
- the LOC134798391 gene encoding pupal cuticle protein 36-like isoform X1: MKLIIVLSLIAFGYAAKLDRTYLPPPGAATAGGSPGSLSAPGQSFGQQAPGFPGSQSQGPSQAGSGFGGSSSGFGRPGSNQPSGPAGFGNTGSSGFGRGSNQPSGSGFGPESNQPSGPSGFGSNAGSFGRPSGQAGPQAFQPAGTGVQPPSSQFGFAQNGPQQPERPQAAADRNAEILRYDNQNDGETFSYNFETSNGISAEESGVATNGVQAQGGFSYTGDDGQFYKISYTADENGYLPQGDHLPTPPPIPDEILRSIEENARAAAAGTQEGAYNPEEDNAPVYNAPSFNQGQGQQFGGSTGFGPSGSAGPSGPQTGSNQGSTQGSAGPSRPQGSGFNQGSTQGSAPSRPQGPGFGSGSTQGSQGHQAQSAFNGNGNQGFSGQRAQGQTGGQAGYDYSRPQDQGRQPNGNANAIPAGPFKPSGAQSQARPFPGQNQPSQPSGQARPFSGQNQPSGPASNQRQYLAPESQQRQPGNQAGSAPQSFNQGPQAPRSQGQGSAQFNQNQIGSGSQPSRGPSNFGQNQPSQGSPAQRGPQGPQGPRGQGNTQQDGYEYNRPQNAFNAGSQSRPQGPNGSRPQAAFPGSSSQGQPGFPGASSQTGFPGAQGQGAFPGSNRPAAQGPQGFPGSQAPKGQGPGQQPQRPSNQETFGGPRQPPSFSPEEGYKY; this comes from the exons ATGAAGCTG ATTATAGTCCTATCCCTTATAGCCTTCGGCTATGCTGCGAAGTTGGATAGGACGTATTTACCACCACCAGGTGCTGCGACTGCCGGGGGAAGCCCAGGGTCCCTAAGCGCGCCTGGACAGAGCTTTGGGCAGCAGGCTCCAGGATTCCCAGGATCTCAGTCCCAGGGACCTAGCCAGGCCGGCTCTGGCTTTGGTGGATCCTCATCCGGATTTGGGCGTCCTGGATCTAACCAGCCTTCTGGACCTGCTGGATTTGGCAACACTGGATCATCAGGATTTGGACGTGGATCCAACCAGCCTTCTGGATCAGGATTCGGACCTGAATCGAACCAGCCTTCCGGACCTTCCGGATTTGGCAGCAACGCTGGTTCATTCGGTCGTCCTTCTGGACAGGCTGGGCCTCAGGCCTTCCAGCCTGCTGGCACTGGTGTACAACCTCCTTCTTCCCAGTTTGGTTTTGCGCAAAATGGACCCCAGCAGCCTGAGCGTCCTCAAGCGGCAGCTGACAGGAACGCTGAAATCCTCCGATACGATAACCAGAATGATGGTGAAACCTTCTCTTACAACTTTGAGACTTCGAACGGAATTTCTGCTGAGGAGTCAGGAGTAGCCACCAACGGTGTGCAGGCTCAAGGTGGTTTCTCTTACACGGGTGACGACGGCCAGTTCTACAAGATTTCGTACACCGCTGATGAGAACGGATATCTGCCCCAGGGTGACCATCTGCCTACTCCTCCCCCTATTCCTGATGAGATCCTGAGGTCCATTGAGGAGAACGCGAGGGCTGCTGCTGCTGGGACCCAAGAAG GTGCCTACAACCCTGAAGAAGACAACGCTCCGGTATACAACGCTCCCTCCTTCAACCAAGGTCAAGGTCAACAGTTCGGCGGTTCTACCGGCTTCGGACCTTCTGGCTCTGCTGGACCATCTGGACCTCAGACCGGTTCCAACCAGGGCTCGACTCAAGGAAGTGCTGGACCATCTAGACCCCAGGGATCCGGTTTCAACCAGGGCTCGACCCAAGGAAGTGCTCCATCTAGACCCCAGGGACCCGGTTTCGGCTCCGGCTCGACCCAAGGAAGCCAAGGACATCAAGCCCAATCAGCCTTCAATGGAAATGGCAACCAAGGATTCTCTGGCCAGCGTGCTCAGGGCCAAACCGGCGGTCAGGCTGGATATGACTACTCCAGGCCCCAGGATCAAGGTCGTCAGCCTAATGGAAACGCTAACGCTATACCTGCTGGACCCTTCAAGCCTTCAGGCGCTCAGAGCCAGGCCAGGCCCTTCCCAGGACAGAACCAACCGAGCCAGCCCTCAGGTCAAGCCAGACCCTTCTCAGGACAAAACCAGCCGTCTGGCCCAGCTTCCAACCAGAGACAATACCTGGCTCCTGAGTCTCAGCAGCGTCAACCTGGAAATCAAGCCGGCTCTGCTCCTCAGTCGTTCAACCAAGGTCCCCAAGCTCCCCGTAGCCAAGGCCAGGGCTCTGCCCAGTTCAATCAGAACCAAATTGGATCTGGATCGCAGCCTAGCCGTGGACCATCTAACTTTGGCCAGAACCAGCCATCGCAAGGATCCCCAGCTCAGAGAGGCCCCCAGGGCCCTCAAGGCCCGAGAGGTCAGGGCAACACTCAACAAGACGGCTATGAATACAACCGCCCTCAAAACGCTTTCAACGCCGGCAGCCAATCCAGGCCTCAGGGTCCTAATGGTTCAAGACCTCAAGCTGCTTTCCCTGGCTCAAGCTCTCAAGGTCAACCTGGATTCCCTGGTGCTTCAAGCCAGACTGGTTTCCCTGGTGCCCAAGGCCAAGGTGCGTTCCCTGGCTCTAACCGCCCAGCGGCGCAAGGACCTCAAGGTTTCCCTGGTTCCCAGGCTCCCAAAGGTCAGGGTCCTGGACAGCAACCCCAAAGGCCTTCCAATCAGGAAACTTTCGGAGGACCAAGGCAACCACCCAGCTTCAGCCCTGAAGAAGGATACAAATACTAA
- the LOC134798391 gene encoding pupal cuticle protein 36-like isoform X2 — protein MKLIIVLSLIAFGYAAKLDRTYLPPPGAATAGGSPGSLSAPGQSFGQQAPGFPGSQSQGPSQAGSGFGGSSSGFGRPGSNQPSGPAGFGNTGSSGFGRGSNQPSGSGFGPESNQPSGPSGFGSNAGSFGRPSGQAGPQAFQPAGTGVQPPSSQFGFAQNGPQQPERPQAAADRNAEILRYDNQNDGETFSYNFETSNGISAEESGVATNGVQAQGGFSYTGDDGQFYKISYTADENGYLPQGDHLPTPPPIPDEILRSIEENARAAAAGTQEGAYNPEEDNAPVYNAPSFNQGQGQQFGGSTGFGPSGSAGPSGPQTGSNQGSTQGRSAPSRPQGPGFGSGSTQGSQGHQAQSAFNGNGNQGFSGQRAQGQTGGQAGYDYSRPQDQGRQPNGNANAIPAGPFKPSGAQSQARPFPGQNQPSQPSGQARPFSGQNQPSGPASNQRQYLAPESQQRQPGNQAGSAPQSFNQGPQAPRSQGQGSAQFNQNQIGSGSQPSRGPSNFGQNQPSQGSPAQRGPQGPQGPRGQGNTQQDGYEYNRPQNAFNAGSQSRPQGPNGSRPQAAFPGSSSQGQPGFPGASSQTGFPGAQGQGAFPGSNRPAAQGPQGFPGSQAPKGQGPGQQPQRPSNQETFGGPRQPPSFSPEEGYKY, from the exons ATGAAGCTG ATTATAGTCCTATCCCTTATAGCCTTCGGCTATGCTGCGAAGTTGGATAGGACGTATTTACCACCACCAGGTGCTGCGACTGCCGGGGGAAGCCCAGGGTCCCTAAGCGCGCCTGGACAGAGCTTTGGGCAGCAGGCTCCAGGATTCCCAGGATCTCAGTCCCAGGGACCTAGCCAGGCCGGCTCTGGCTTTGGTGGATCCTCATCCGGATTTGGGCGTCCTGGATCTAACCAGCCTTCTGGACCTGCTGGATTTGGCAACACTGGATCATCAGGATTTGGACGTGGATCCAACCAGCCTTCTGGATCAGGATTCGGACCTGAATCGAACCAGCCTTCCGGACCTTCCGGATTTGGCAGCAACGCTGGTTCATTCGGTCGTCCTTCTGGACAGGCTGGGCCTCAGGCCTTCCAGCCTGCTGGCACTGGTGTACAACCTCCTTCTTCCCAGTTTGGTTTTGCGCAAAATGGACCCCAGCAGCCTGAGCGTCCTCAAGCGGCAGCTGACAGGAACGCTGAAATCCTCCGATACGATAACCAGAATGATGGTGAAACCTTCTCTTACAACTTTGAGACTTCGAACGGAATTTCTGCTGAGGAGTCAGGAGTAGCCACCAACGGTGTGCAGGCTCAAGGTGGTTTCTCTTACACGGGTGACGACGGCCAGTTCTACAAGATTTCGTACACCGCTGATGAGAACGGATATCTGCCCCAGGGTGACCATCTGCCTACTCCTCCCCCTATTCCTGATGAGATCCTGAGGTCCATTGAGGAGAACGCGAGGGCTGCTGCTGCTGGGACCCAAGAAG GTGCCTACAACCCTGAAGAAGACAACGCTCCGGTATACAACGCTCCCTCCTTCAACCAAGGTCAAGGTCAACAGTTCGGCGGTTCTACCGGCTTCGGACCTTCTGGCTCTGCTGGACCATCTGGACCTCAGACCGGTTCCAACCAGGGCTCGACTCAAGGAA GAAGTGCTCCATCTAGACCCCAGGGACCCGGTTTCGGCTCCGGCTCGACCCAAGGAAGCCAAGGACATCAAGCCCAATCAGCCTTCAATGGAAATGGCAACCAAGGATTCTCTGGCCAGCGTGCTCAGGGCCAAACCGGCGGTCAGGCTGGATATGACTACTCCAGGCCCCAGGATCAAGGTCGTCAGCCTAATGGAAACGCTAACGCTATACCTGCTGGACCCTTCAAGCCTTCAGGCGCTCAGAGCCAGGCCAGGCCCTTCCCAGGACAGAACCAACCGAGCCAGCCCTCAGGTCAAGCCAGACCCTTCTCAGGACAAAACCAGCCGTCTGGCCCAGCTTCCAACCAGAGACAATACCTGGCTCCTGAGTCTCAGCAGCGTCAACCTGGAAATCAAGCCGGCTCTGCTCCTCAGTCGTTCAACCAAGGTCCCCAAGCTCCCCGTAGCCAAGGCCAGGGCTCTGCCCAGTTCAATCAGAACCAAATTGGATCTGGATCGCAGCCTAGCCGTGGACCATCTAACTTTGGCCAGAACCAGCCATCGCAAGGATCCCCAGCTCAGAGAGGCCCCCAGGGCCCTCAAGGCCCGAGAGGTCAGGGCAACACTCAACAAGACGGCTATGAATACAACCGCCCTCAAAACGCTTTCAACGCCGGCAGCCAATCCAGGCCTCAGGGTCCTAATGGTTCAAGACCTCAAGCTGCTTTCCCTGGCTCAAGCTCTCAAGGTCAACCTGGATTCCCTGGTGCTTCAAGCCAGACTGGTTTCCCTGGTGCCCAAGGCCAAGGTGCGTTCCCTGGCTCTAACCGCCCAGCGGCGCAAGGACCTCAAGGTTTCCCTGGTTCCCAGGCTCCCAAAGGTCAGGGTCCTGGACAGCAACCCCAAAGGCCTTCCAATCAGGAAACTTTCGGAGGACCAAGGCAACCACCCAGCTTCAGCCCTGAAGAAGGATACAAATACTAA